In Acidobacteriota bacterium, the genomic window TTCAGGGCATAAGAAAATCCCCGGCGGTCAAGCCGGGGCGTCTGCCGTCGAGCATCGGGTGGTTGGTGGTCCGGGCGCCGATTCGCAAGGTTTCTGCGAGGGCGTTCGGGTCGATGTCGACCAAGTCTTGAAAATCGAGGACCGGGAGGGTTCGTCGTCCAGCCCGAGCCACCGTCGGCGAGCCCGCCCGGTCCTCTCGAGATCGCTGTTGTCGTTATCGCGATCACTTGTCTATAGAGCACGCTCCGTGCCAACCCTCCGCAAGGACCCACAAGTGATTGCAAACAGGAGACTTAGGATCCATTCGCACGACTTTTGGGTTCCGGACGTCCAGGATGCCGAAGGGGTGTCAGCAGGGGTGTCGGTGGGTGTCGGTGGGTGTCAGCAAGGGTCGGACAGTGTCAGGGGGTGTCAGCCGAGGCCCCAGCGGGGCGAGACTGGGCGTCGTCACCCCGGAGCCGGCGACAAGCCGGCGCTCCCTCCGTACTTGGATAGAGCTCTTGGAGAGGGTGGGGGTGTCGCCCCGTCAGGGCCGATATGCAGTAGCGAGGGGTTTCAACCCCTCGTGGGGGTCAGATTTGAAGACATTCCTGCGTCAGCGTCAGCCGCCGAAAATCACCCGCTCGGAGCGATAGAGGCGCATCGCCACCGCCAGCAGCGCCGCCGCCGCCAGCAGGGTCATGAGGGCCGAGACGGCAGTGTGGAAGAGGTCGATGGCCTCGCCGCGCATCAGCTGTTGGATCAGCAGCTGCTGGCCGAAGGTGGGGATCATCATCATCCACAGCTTGGCCTTCACCGGCAGGAAGACCAAGAAGAGCCCCGGCAGCGCCGGCACCAGCGGCAGCATGGAGAGATAGTTCTGCGCCTCCTTGAAGCTGCGGGTGAAGGTGGCGATGACCAGCTGGAGGGCCGCCGCCAGCAGCATCATGGGCACGGTGATGAGGAAGATGGTCCCCAAAGCACCGGCGCCGAGGGCGAAGCGGGCGCCGAGGAAATCTTCCAGCGGCAGATAATTGAGCGCCACGGCGAAACCCGCCAGGGTCTCGATCACCGCCACGGCGGTGAACACCAGGGTGGCGGCGTATTTGCCCAGGACGATCTGCCAGCGGGGCACCGGGTTGATCAGCAGCGGCTCCAGGGAGCGCCGCTCCCGCTCGCCGGCGGTGGTGTCGATGGCGAGGTACATGCCGCCGATGAAGATGGCGAAGATGATGAAGTACGGCGCCATGCCCAGCAAGCTGGCGCCGCGGCCCTGGGCGGTGGCGACGCTGCGCCGCACCACTTGCAGGGGCTCGATGACCTGAGGATCCACCCCCCGGGCCAGCAGCCGCAGATTGGCGATCTGGCGGCCGTAGCCGTCCAGGAGCCCCTGCGCCCGGCGAATATTGACCCCGGCGGTAGTCCGAGACTCGTCGAAGATCAGCGTCAACGGCGCCGGCCGGCCGGCCTCGAAGGCCTCGCCGAAGTCCGACCCCACCACCAACACCACCTCCAGATCCCCGGCCCGCACCGCGGCCTCCGGGTCCTCCGGCGGCGGCTGGATCTCCACCCGATGCTGCTCCAAGAACCCGATCAAGGATTCGGCGTGTTCCGCTCCCACCACCGGCAGCTCCAGCGGCTTCTCCGCCCGCTCGGTCATGGAATTGACCGTCACCCCCAGGAGCACCACCAGCAGCACCGGCCCGAGGAGCGGATAGAGCAAGGAGGCGAGGAGGGTGCGGCGATCCCGCACATTGTCCACCACCTCCTTGGTGGCGACGACCCATGCTGCCCGCCAACTCATTCCAAGCCCTCGGTGGTGCCCAGGGTGGCGACGAAGGCGTCCTCCAGGCTGCTCTCTCCGGTGGTCTCCAGCAGCTCGTCGGGAGTGCCCCGGCTCAACACCCGGCCTTCGCCGACGATGACGATGCGGTCACACAGCGCCGCCACCTCCTGCATCACGTGGCTGGAGAAGAGCACCGAGCGGCCGTCGTCCCGCAGCCGGCGAACGAAGTCCCGCATGGCCCGGGTGGCCATGACGTCGAGACCGCTGGTGGGTTCGTCCAGCAGCACGTTGCGGGGATCGTGGACCAGCGCCCGGGCGATGGCCACCTTCAGCTGCTGGCCGGTGGAAAAACCCTCGGTGCGGCGATCGATGATGTCCTGCATGTCGAGCCACCCCACCAAGCGCTCGATATTGGCCTCCAGGGCTTCTCCCTGAAGACCGTGGAGACGGCCGAAGTAGCGCACATTCTCCCGCGAGGTCAGCCGTGGATAGAGACCGCGCCCGTCCGCCGGCAACACTCCGATGCGCCGCCGCACTTCCAACGCCTGGCGCTGGGTGTCGAAGTCGTCGACGGTGGCCCGGCCCTCGTCCGGTTCCAGGGCGGTGTAGAGGATGCGTAGGGTGGTGGTCTTGCCGGCGCCGTTGGGTCCCAGCAGCCCGGTGATGGATCCCTCCGGCACCTGGAAGGAGACCCCCGCCAGGGCCTGCACCTCGCCGAAGCGCTTGGTCAGCCCGTCCACTGCGATCATGATCGATCCCCCACCGGCGTCACGGCCGCGGCCCCGAAAAATTGAGGAAGAAGGGAGCGGCTTCGATGGCCTCGACACACTCGGCGTCCACCGCCTCCAGCGATCCCGCCTCGATGAAGGCCTGCACCTGCTGGGGCAAGCACCCGCGCAGGATGACGTTGTGCCCCAGCCCCGGCGCCACCACCGTCAAGCTGTTGCTCAGGGTCTGCGCCGTGCGCTCGGCGAAGGCCGGCGGCGTCACCGGATCCGCCTCGCCGGAGAGTAGCAGCGAAGGTACGTCCGAACGCACCGCCGATCGCACCGTCGCCGGCAACTCGGCGTAGGGCCAGACGCTGCAGATCTCCTGCAGGCTGTCGAAGAAGCTCTCCCCCAGGTAGGTGCCCCGGCTCGCCTCCGCGGAGGCCTCGACGTCGACGAAGGGCACGTCCTCGGCGCAGGTCACGGAGTAGGACAGCCCGGCGCTGATCTGCGACCCCACGCCGTCGCCGACGGTGAGGGCCAAAGCCGCCAGCCGCCGCAGATCGTCGTTCTCCACCGCGTCGGTGATCAGCAACGGCACCAGTGCCGCGGTCTCCGGCGCGTAGGTGAGGAGGCGCAGGCCTCCCGCCAGGGTTTCCTCGTTGAAGGTCAGCTCCACCGACGCACCGGTGCGCGGATGATCCAGCCGCACCGGCCGGGGGTCTTCCGCCAGCGACGCCATCAAACCGTCGAGCTTCTGCTGCAGGTCGGGGAAGGCCTCGCCACAGGCCTCGTCGTCGGCACAGCGCTGGAAGATCAATTCCAGGGCGTTCTGAGCGTCCCGGGCCAGGGTTTCTCCCAGGGCCACGTCGTGGGGCACCACGCCGTCCAGCACCAGCGTGCGCACCCGCTGCGGGAAGAGGTCGGCATAGGCCAGCGCCAGGCGAGTGCCGTAGGAAACGCCGTAGAGATTCAGCTGGGGGTAGCCCAAAGCCTCTCGCAAGGCTTCCAGATCCCGAGCGGCGGCTTCGGTGGTGTATTGGCGCGGGTCGGCGTCCTGGCTCAACTCCTCCACGCACTCCTGAACCAGCGCCTTGAGCTCGTCGTCGTCCGGCATCTCCAGGCTCTCCTCCATCGCCAACCCCGGGCACTCCAGGGCATGGGAGGAGCCGGTGCCCCGCTGGTCCATGAGCAGAATCGGCCGGTCGTGGTTGAGGGGGCCGATGGCCGGCGACACCTGCAGATAGGTCTCCGTAGAAGCTTGCCCCGGACCGCCGGCGAGGAAGACCACCGCGTCCTCCTCCGCCGTCCGGCTCACCGCCGGCAACACGGCGAAGTACAGGTCCAGGATGCGTCCGTTCTCGACCGCGCGATTCTCCGGCACCTCCAGCGTGCCGCAGCGGGCGTCGAGGGTGGCGGGAGAACCCGGGGAGGTCAGCTGGCAGTCTTCCAGCTGGGCCTCCAGACTGGCTTCCGGGCTAGGGGAGGAATCTTCGCCATCGCCGGAGCCCTCCGTCGCCGGAGCCCCGCCGCAGGCCAGCATCAGCCCCAAGATCAACGCCAGCGCCAGGGGGCCGAGGGCCTTCCGGAGGCCAAGCCGTGGGAGCTCGTCACCGGCACCGATGGCGTTGCGAGAGCTGAAATTCGGATGGATCTTCATGATTCGGTCGCCCGTCGGCGGCGATGGTAACACTGTCAGTGGCGAGCAGGGCCGAGGCCTGAGTGGATTCAAACTAGCTCCGCCACCGCCTGAGCCCCGCCCCGGGATCAATCCCGGGGCTACCCAGGACACCGCCGGATGAATCCGGCTCCCAGAGCCTACTCACCTATAGCCTCCCCTCCGGAGCCAGCGAAGCTGGCGGCGTTTGAGTAGCCCGGGGATTGGATCCCCGGGCGGAGGTGCCGAGATCAACATCCTTTCCCACTACCCTCACCCTCTCCGTCATTCCTTTCGTCATTCCCGCGAACGCGGGGGTGACCAGCTTCCCAGTGCTCACGAGTAGGAAACACGAGCCCTCAGCTTCTTCCAGCCAGCGTCAGGTCCGAACACGCCCCAGGGAGACAGATCTTTGACCAGGTGCGTGAATTCTGCTAGAGATACTGGACGCCGGTCAGCCTTGTCAGGCTTGCCGAGGCAAGACTACTCGATTGAGTCAACCCGAAGAGGCCCAACCCAAACGGCCCGATCCCAAGAGGAGAATCTGACGCGATGAAACGGATGCGCCTGGCCTGGTCTACTACCGCCCTCACCCTGCTGGCTCTTTCCGTTGTGATGCTGGCAGCGCCAGCCGGAGCTGTCCCCGCAAACCTGCAGGACGGTTCTGAAACTCCCTCCTCCGAGGAGGCCTCGTCCGAAATGGCCACAACCGAACAGAAAGGTCCCATGAGCAACCTGCACGCAACCATCAAAACCGACAAGGGCGACATCCGCATCGCCCTCTTCCCCGACCAAGCCCCCCTCACCGTCGCCAACTTCGTCAACCTGGCGCAGCGCGGTTACTACGACGGCGTGGTCTTCCACCGCGTGGTGCCCAACTTCGTGATCCAGGGCGGCGATCCCACCGGCTCCGGCAGCGGCGGCCCGGGCTACCGCTTCCAGGACGAGTTCTCTCCGGAGCTCAAGCACGACGGCCCCGGCATCCTGTCCATGGCCAACGCCGGCCCCGGCACCAACGGCAGCCAGTTCTTCATCACCCACAACGCCACCCCGCACCTCGACGGCCGGCACTCGGTCTTCGGCAAGGTGGAGAGCGGCCAGGACGTGGTGGACGCCATCCGCCAGGGCGACAAGATGGTCAAGGTCACCATCGAGGGCGAGACCGCGGAGCTGATGGAGAAGAATCAGGAACAGCTCGCCGAGTGGAACAAGATCCTCGACAAGAAATACCCCGCCAAGAACTGATTCGCTAGCGGCTGCCGGCTCCTGTCGCTCCGCGTCCGCGGGCGAGGGAGCCGGCACCTGCTCCGCCTCCTCTCCCTCAGCCCTGCCTCTCCCTCAAGTCTCAGTCCGCAGCAGATCCGCGTAGAGATTCCGGTAGAGCTCGTCGCCGTGAAGCGCGAAGGCCTCGAAGTAGGCCGTGTACCACTGCACCAACGAGGCTCCCGCGTCGAGGGAACGCCGCACGTCCTGGGCGTCCTCCACGCCACCGGTACGCACGATGTGGAATTCCCGCCCCAGGCCACAGCGCTCTCGGTGCTCCGCCGCCGCCGACACCAGCCGCAGAGAAGCCTCCTTCAACGGCCGGCCGCTGACGCCGCCGCCGAAATGATGAGTGAAGTAGCGGTAGAGGGCCTGCTCCTCCGGCGCGATGTGCTGGCGGTGGGCGGCATAGTCGGTGGAGGTATTGCCGAAGTTGACGCCGTCGTAGCCGTGCTCGAAGAGCAGATCCAGGACCCGCGGCACCAGCGCCGGCGCCAGATCGCAGGAGAGCTTCACCACCACCGGCGGCTGTCCGGATCCTGCGGGGAAATGCTCTCGAAGCCTCGCCAGGCGCCGCCCCATCGCCCCGAGATTCCCGTCGCCGGCCTCCACCGCTTCGGTGTTGGGGCAGCTCTCGTTGACTTCCAGGAAGTCCACCGCGGCTTCGGCATAGGCCTTCATCCCCCGCGCCAAGGCTTCCAGCGCCGGTGCTTCGTCGAGCTCCGGCGGCGCTCCCAGGCTCGCCCCCACGGGGCATCCCGGTCGCCGGTCCAAACCCTTCAGCAGCCGCGCTACGGCGAGATCGCCGGGGTTGGGCAAGCCGAGCCAGTTGGAAGCGGCACCGGAGCGCGGGTAGGGAGCGAAGGGCCGCCGATGGTGCCCCTTGCGGTTGCCGCCCCGGGGCAGGGCGGTGGTGGTGCCGGCGAGGAAGAAGCCCGCTCCCTGCCCCGCCACCACCTCATACCCCTGGCCATCCTTGAACATCCCGGCGGCGTTGCCCAGGGGCGACGGGAAGGTCACTCCCCAAAGCTCGGTGGCAAGCTGGGCAGGAGTCTGCCCGTAGGGCTCCGGGATCTGCGGCGGCCGGCGGCGCACGAAGGCGGAGAGGAAGCGCTCCCGGCCGCGGGAATAGAGGTCCACCGCCAGCGGCGTCGGCAGCCGCACCAGGAGCGGCCGCAGATGGTGTTCGAGGCGCGCCAGAGTCTTGGTTCCGAGCATTGAAAAAGTGCCTCCCGGCGGGACTCTACCAGCCTCCGAAAGTCCCGCCCTGGAGAGAGCAGATGCTGCTACTCTTGACCACTCCATGAGCCGCCACTCCACCCACCGCATCTGGCGCCCCCTCGCCATCGCCTTCTTCCTCACCACCGTCGCCGCCGGAGCGCTGTTGTTCTGGTGGATTCGCCAGCCGGAGGCGCCGACGGTGGAAGTACGCCATGAGCCTCTGCCCCGGCCGGTGCCCGTCGAGGCGGAACCGGTGCTGCGCCTCGAGGCGGCGAGCTTCGAGCAGCTCCCGGGGTGGCGGGAGGACCCCGCCGCGGAGGCCCTGCCGGCCCTTCGAGCCTCCTGCCGCCGGCTGCTGCGACTGCCCGCCCCTCGGCCCCTGGGCCCCGACGGCGTCGCCGGCACCGCCGGAGATTGGCGGCCGTTCTGCAGCGCCGTCGGAAGGATCGGCGCCGGGGATCACTCAGCCCTCCGCGCCCTGGTGGAACAACGCCTGCGCCCTTGGTCCACAGCTGACGGGTCCGCAGCAGACGGGTCCGCAGCTGACGGGTCCACAGCCGGCGGCGCGGGGCCGGAGAGCCGCCAGGGCCTGTTCACCGGCTATTACGAGCCCACGCTGCGCGGCAGCCGCCGGCGCCAGGGCGCCTACACCGTGCCCCTCTACCGCCGCCCCAACGACATGTTGAGCATCGACCTCGGCAGCTTCCGGGAGGAATTCGCCGGCCGGCGGCTCACCGGACGGCTGGAAGGGCGCAAGGTGGTGCCCTTCCACGACCGCCAAGAGATCGATGCCGGAGCCCTCGGCGGCCGGGGGTTGGAGCTGGCGTGGGTGGACGACCCGGTGGCGGCCTTCTTCCTCCACATCCAGGGGTCCGGCCGGGTGGAGCTGGCGGAGGGGGGCGTGATGCGGGTGGGCTACGCCGGCCAGAACGGTCACCCCTACTACGCCATCGGTCGTGAGTTGGTGGCCCGGGGAGAGCTGGCGGTGGAGGAGGTCTCGCTGCAATCCATCCGCGCCTGGCTCCACGACAACCCCCGGGAAGCGCGGCAGGTGCTGCACACCAACCCCTCCTACATCTTCTTCCGCGAGCTCAAAGGCCCCGGCCCCCTGGGTAGCGAGGGCACCGCCCTGACCCCCGGCCGATCCCTGGCGGTGGACCGCAGCTTCCACGCCATGGGGGTTCCCATGTGGCTCGATTCCACCTATCCCCAGGGCGCACCCACCTCCACCTCGGCCACCCCTGCGGCTCCGCAGGCCGAGGAGGAGTCCGAGCCCTCAGGACCGCCCCTCCAGCGCCTGCTGGTCGCCCAGGACACCGGCGGCGCCATCCATGGCCCGGTGCGCGGCGACGTCTTCTGGGGCCCCGGCGCCGAAGCCGAAGAGATCGCCGGCCGCATGCGCCAGCAGGGGCGCCTGTGGGTGCTGCTCCCCCGCTCCGTCACGCCGCCGGCGGAGGTGCCGGTGCCTGCTACAGAGGCAGAGAACGGAGCCCGGTAGGGTTTTGGTCAGTTGTTCGGTGGTCGTATAGGGAAGAACCCTCACCCCCTCGATCCCCCTCTCCCAGCCCCCCAACCCACCACCCGGTAGAGGGGGAAGCTCATCGAGCAGCACCGTGCCGAGCCTGAGCGATTCGAGCCGCAGCGGGACGAACATTACCGAGCCGAGCTTTATAGGGATGGGCGGGGGCGTCCCTCTCCCGGTCGGGGGGCGGGAGGACTGGGAGAGGGAATGAGGGTGAGGGCTCTGAAAATCCCAGCCATGAAGATCCAGCCATAGGCCTGAGCCCCAACTCCAACGCGTGCTAGAGTTTCCCCGTACCTCGAAACTGAAACACCAGCACCATTTAGCAGCCCGTGGTAAAAGTCAGACGCCAGCGAGAGCGAGGAATTTTTCGTCGAATCAAGGCCGGAAAACCGCAGGCGATGCTGGTATCGGCGAGGTTTTCGAACGAAGATTCGGCGAAAAAGGGCCGCTCGTAGCGCGGCTCGACTTTTACCACGGGCTGTTAGCTCGTCGTTCTCCATCAGATGCCGCCCGAGGAGGACCCTATGCCCCTGAATCTCAGCGACCGCCAGAAGAACGCCATCGGCACTGCCCTCACCCTGCTCGCCGCGGCGGTGATCATCGCTTCCATCGGGCTGCTCTTCTGGGCCATCGGCGCCTTCTTCCAGCGCTTCTCCAATGTCTTCCTGCCGCTGGCGGTGGCGGCGGTGGCGGCGCTGGTGTTCAATCCCTACTTCGAATGGCTGCGCCGGCGGCTACACATGCCCACGGCGGTGGCGGTGGCGGTGGTCTTTCTGTCCGCGCTGATTCCGCTGACGGCGTTCTTCTGGTTTTTCGGCGCCCTGGCGGTGGAGCAGATCACCGAGCTGGTGAAGCAGGTCCCGGCGTGGTGGGAGAACGTCCGCGCCGAGATCCAACGACGGTTGCCGGAGATCCAGGACTTCTTCCAGAACAACCCCTGGGGACAGCGCATTCAAAGCGCGGTGCAGAACCAACAGGAGGCCATGCTCCAGGGCCTGAGCGAGGTGAGCAGCCGCGCCGCAGACTTCGGCGCCTTTGTGATGCGCAGTATCGGCACCCTGCTGGCCTGGGCGGTGCTGCCGGTCTACTTCGCCTTCTTTCTCATCGCCGAAATGCAAAAGCCGCGCAATCCGGAGGCCTTGCTGCCCTTCCTCAAGCAGGAGACCCGCCGCGACGTCATCTACCTGGTGCGGGAGTTCGTCAACATCATCGTCGCCTTCTTCCGCGGCCAGCTGCTGGTGGCCACCTTCCAGGGCCTGCTCTTCGCCGCCGGCTTCTCCATCGTGGGGCTCAAATACGGCTTCGTCCTGGGGCTGGTGCTGGGCTTCTTGAACATCATCCCGTACCTGGGCAGCATCGTCGGTCTGGGAGTGGCGCTACCCTTGGCGTATTTCCAGGACGACGGCGGATTGCTCAAAGTGGGGCTGGTACTTCTGGTCTTCACCATCGTGCAGATGATCGAGGGCTACATCCTGACTCCCAAGATCATGGGCGACCGCACCGGTCTGCATCCGGTGGCCATCATCGTGGCGGTGTTCTTCTGGGGCTCAGCCCTGGGCGGCATCTCGGGCATGATCCTGGCCATCCCCCTCACCGCTTTCCTGGTGGTCTTCTGGCGCCTGGCGCGGGAGAAGTACATCCAGGAAATGCTCTGATCTAGCGCTGCAACAAAACAGCCCCGCTACCATCGGGCAGCGGGGCCGCAATGCTCTACTCGCGGGATGAGCCGAGCTCCGTCGGCTCATCCGGGGAGCTCAAATACCGCCACAGACGAGGCCCAGACGGCCTCTGCTGCAAATACCGTCCGCCAATCCACCGTGAAGCCCACAGGCCTGCTCGCCGGCCTGGCAGCACTCGCCGAAGGTCTCGTCGGGACAGAAGTAGCCGAAGCCGTAGCCGTCCTCGCATAGGAAGTCACACACGATCTCGTCGGCCTCCTGGGCGTTCCCCGCAGAGGTCGAGGGACCGTCCCCCGGGGCCTTGGCCTGCACCGCCGGTGGCGCCAGGACCAGCATCAACGCCGCCGCCCCCACCACCACTAAAGCCAGAGCTAAATAGAGCTTCCGCACACTGCACCTCCTTGAAGATGGGACTGAATAGATACCAACTCCGGAGGCCGCCACCGAGCCTCTCTGGGAGGCCCGACGGGGGCCAATCCGAAAGCTAGGAGCTCAGATGCCGTCGCAGGTGTAGTTGACGCTGCCCTGCCAGCAGGAGCCCTCGTCGACGCCACCGTGGTAGGACCAGCAGGCGTCCTCACCAATCTGGCAACAATCCGGGAAGCTGCCCAGCTTGCAGATGTAGGCGAGACCGGTGCCGTCGTCACAGGTGATGGCGCAGAAGATCCCCGCCTCCTGGGCGCCGCCGGCACTGCCGGAGATCGAGCCCTGGGCGATGGGTTCCTGGGAGGCTGCTTGCTGGGAAAGAGATTGCTGAGAAGCGGGGCTGTCAGGGGTCGCAGCGGCGGATTGGGCTGCCGCTCCTTCCGCCGCCATCACCGACATGGATCCGGCCACCAACGTCAACACGGCCAGGGCATAGAAGAGCTTCTTCATCGTAGTCCTCCTCCTCGTTCGAGGGTCCAAAGAAGGGCCACGCCAATGCACCCGAAGCCGGAGCGGTCACGCCCAAAGCCAAGAGGGGCCGCGAGGCCCTGATATCTCCCGCAAAGCAGAGATAAAGAATAGTTACTAAGGACACTATACCTATTTAGAGCAAGTTGCAATTTCGCTCTCGCATCATAACGACACGCGGTGATGAGCCCTGGAAAATGAGACGTCCGCCGAATGCTTTGCGCTGGAACTAAGAGAAGGAGAAACTCAGTGCGAGCCCCGCCCCTGGATCGCGATCACTGGTCCCGACGAGGAGAGTCCCCATGGATCTGGCCTATTTCATCACCACTCTGGGATTGATTCCCTACTTCACCTCCCGGGCCTTCATCCCCCTCTTCGCCACCGCCCTCACCGCCCGCTTCGGTCCGGACATGGGCTTTCTGGCCCAGGACGTGATGGGGATTCAGCTGCTCGAAGCGGTGCCCGCCTGGACCACCTCCAACACGGTGCTGTGGATCCTCGGCGGCTTCACCGTCCTCGAGATCCTGCTCAACAAGAACCCCGATCTGCGGGAGCTGCTCTCCCTCACCGACAGCCAGCTCAAGGGCCTGGCGGCCCTCAGCCTGTGCCTGGTGCTGGCCTCCGCGGAGCCGTCCCAGCTGGCGGCGCCGCTGGCCCAGGCGGGTCTCTTGGGCGACCTCTCCTTCGCCCACTTCTGGGCCCTCAGCGCCGGTGCCACAGTCTGGTTCTTGGCCACCCTGCGCAACGCCATCTACGGCTTCCTGATGGAGATGGACGAGGACGACGACCTGGGGCTTCAGAAACTCCTGAGCTGGATGGAGGACGGCATCGGCTTCGTCGGCGTGCTCTTCGTGGTGATCCTGCCCATGGCGGCGCTGGCGGTGACCGGCGTCACGGTGCTGGGGCTCTATCTACTGCGCAAATATCTCGAGCATCGGGAGGAGAAGCAGAAGGTCCCCTGCCCCACTTGCGCCAGCCCCAACTCTCCCTGCGGCATCCACTGCGCGCAGTGCAACCAGCCCCGGACCGAGGTCCGGCAAGTGGGCTGGATGGGGACGGTGCGCCAAGCCGTGGCGACGGATCTGGAAGCCCACCGATTCCAGCTGCGGGCGCAGAAGCGTTGCCATCATTGCGGAGAGCGGCTGCGGGGGCGGCAGCTGGATCTCCAATGCCAGCTATGCCACAGCCCGTGCTTCGCCCACCGCGGCGAGCTGGAAGCCTACGTGCAATGCCTCCAGGGCACGCTGCCGCGGGCGCTGCTGATCCTGCTGGTCCTGGGGGCTATCCCGCTGGTAGGCCTGATCCCGGGGATCCTCTACTATCGGCTGTCGCTGATCTCCAGCCTACGACGCTATCTGCCCCGCTCCACCCGCTTCTTCAGCCGCTGGCTGGTGCGGGGCATCAATCTGGTGCTCATCTGCCTGCAGCCGGTGCCCTTCTTCGGTGCCTTCACCCTGCCGCTGCTCTGCCTGTCGAATTTCTGGATCTACCGCCACTTCCTGCTGCGGGAAGGGCAGGCGAAACTATCGCTGGAGGCTGCCGCTTCCGAGAGCTGAGGAAGCGGCGAAAGCAGGCTGCCGAGACGGGCACCGGATCGTTGCGATGGTGGGCTGGCGCCCACCCTACTCGCTCAGATCCAAAACTCGGGTGGTGACTGCAGCGAGTCGTGAAATCGGCTACTGAACCTGCTCTTTGGTCTTGCGGAAGCGAATGGCGGGGTTGTCGTCCACCGTGGTGGTGAGATGCCAGTCGTTGCGCGCCAAGAAGACCGGGTGCCCGTTGTGGTCCTCCGCCAGGGCCGCCTGATTCTTGTCGGTGAAGGCCTTGAGGGTGCGGGGGTCGTCGGCCTCCACCCAGCGGGCGGCGTAGACGGCGGTGGAGGTGAACTGGACCTCCAGGTCGTATTCGGTGCGGATGCGGTCCGCCAACACGTCGAATTGCAGGGCGCCGGCGACGCCGACGATCCACTCGCCGCCGAGGCGGGTCTTGAAGGCCTGGGCGGCTCCCTCCTCCGCCAGCTGGGTGAGGGCGCGGCCCAGGTGCTTGGCCCGCAGGGGATCCAGCGGCCGCACTTTGCGCAGAAACTCCGGCGCAAAGCTGGGGATACCGGTGAAGCGCAGCTCCTCGCCCTCGGTGAGGGAGTCACCGATGCGCAGGGTGCCGTGGTTGGGAATGCCGATGATGTCGCCGGCGTAGGCTTCCTCCGCCAGCTCCCGATCCCGCGCCAGGAAGAGCACCGGGTTGTGCAGCTTGATCTGCTTGCCGCTGCGGGTGTGCTGGACCTTCATGCCGCGCTCGAAACGACCGGAGCATAGGCGCAGGAAGGCGATGCGGTCCCGGTGCTTGGGGTCCATATTCGCCTGGATTTTGAATACGAAACCGGTGAGGGCCTTCTCCAGCGGATCCACTTCCCGCTCCGCTGCCGGCTGCGGCCGCGGCGGCGGAGCCCAGTTCACCAGGCCGTCGAGGAGCTCCCGGACGCCGAAGTTCTGGATCGCGCTGCCGAAGAAGACGGGGGTGAGGTTGCCCTCCCGATAGGCCTGGAGATCGAAGCTGGGACACAGCCCCCGCACCATCTCGACCTCCTCCCGCAGCTCCGCCACCGCCGACTCCGGCAGCAGCTCGTCGAGCTTGGGATCGTCCAGCCCCTGGCATTCGGTGGCCGGCGCGGCGATCTCGCCCTTGCCCCGCTCCATCTTGAGCAGGCGATCGTGGATCAGGTCGTAGCAGCCCAGGAAGCGCTGCCCCATGCCGATGGGCCAATCCGCCGGCGCCACCTCCAGCTGCAGAGTGTCCTCGATCTCGTCCAGGAGCTCGAAGGGATCCTTGCACTCGCGATCGAGCTTGTTGATGAAGGTGATGATGGGCACGTCCCGCATGCGGCACACTTCGAAGAGCTTGCGGGTCTGGGTCTCGATACCCTTGGCACCATCGAGGACCATGACGGCGGAGTCGACGGCGGTGAGGGTGCGGTAGGTGTCCTCGCTGAAGTCCTCGTGACCG contains:
- a CDS encoding ABC transporter permease; translated protein: MSWRAAWVVATKEVVDNVRDRRTLLASLLYPLLGPVLLVVLLGVTVNSMTERAEKPLELPVVGAEHAESLIGFLEQHRVEIQPPPEDPEAAVRAGDLEVVLVVGSDFGEAFEAGRPAPLTLIFDESRTTAGVNIRRAQGLLDGYGRQIANLRLLARGVDPQVIEPLQVVRRSVATAQGRGASLLGMAPYFIIFAIFIGGMYLAIDTTAGERERRSLEPLLINPVPRWQIVLGKYAATLVFTAVAVIETLAGFAVALNYLPLEDFLGARFALGAGALGTIFLITVPMMLLAAALQLVIATFTRSFKEAQNYLSMLPLVPALPGLFLVFLPVKAKLWMMMIPTFGQQLLIQQLMRGEAIDLFHTAVSALMTLLAAAALLAVAMRLYRSERVIFGG
- a CDS encoding ATP-binding cassette domain-containing protein; translated protein: MIAVDGLTKRFGEVQALAGVSFQVPEGSITGLLGPNGAGKTTTLRILYTALEPDEGRATVDDFDTQRQALEVRRRIGVLPADGRGLYPRLTSRENVRYFGRLHGLQGEALEANIERLVGWLDMQDIIDRRTEGFSTGQQLKVAIARALVHDPRNVLLDEPTSGLDVMATRAMRDFVRRLRDDGRSVLFSSHVMQEVAALCDRIVIVGEGRVLSRGTPDELLETTGESSLEDAFVATLGTTEGLE
- a CDS encoding alpha/beta hydrolase, whose product is MKIHPNFSSRNAIGAGDELPRLGLRKALGPLALALILGLMLACGGAPATEGSGDGEDSSPSPEASLEAQLEDCQLTSPGSPATLDARCGTLEVPENRAVENGRILDLYFAVLPAVSRTAEEDAVVFLAGGPGQASTETYLQVSPAIGPLNHDRPILLMDQRGTGSSHALECPGLAMEESLEMPDDDELKALVQECVEELSQDADPRQYTTEAAARDLEALREALGYPQLNLYGVSYGTRLALAYADLFPQRVRTLVLDGVVPHDVALGETLARDAQNALELIFQRCADDEACGEAFPDLQQKLDGLMASLAEDPRPVRLDHPRTGASVELTFNEETLAGGLRLLTYAPETAALVPLLITDAVENDDLRRLAALALTVGDGVGSQISAGLSYSVTCAEDVPFVDVEASAEASRGTYLGESFFDSLQEICSVWPYAELPATVRSAVRSDVPSLLLSGEADPVTPPAFAERTAQTLSNSLTVVAPGLGHNVILRGCLPQQVQAFIEAGSLEAVDAECVEAIEAAPFFLNFSGPRP
- a CDS encoding peptidylprolyl isomerase, with amino-acid sequence MSNLHATIKTDKGDIRIALFPDQAPLTVANFVNLAQRGYYDGVVFHRVVPNFVIQGGDPTGSGSGGPGYRFQDEFSPELKHDGPGILSMANAGPGTNGSQFFITHNATPHLDGRHSVFGKVESGQDVVDAIRQGDKMVKVTIEGETAELMEKNQEQLAEWNKILDKKYPAKN
- a CDS encoding MltA domain-containing protein: MSRHSTHRIWRPLAIAFFLTTVAAGALLFWWIRQPEAPTVEVRHEPLPRPVPVEAEPVLRLEAASFEQLPGWREDPAAEALPALRASCRRLLRLPAPRPLGPDGVAGTAGDWRPFCSAVGRIGAGDHSALRALVEQRLRPWSTADGSAADGSAADGSTAGGAGPESRQGLFTGYYEPTLRGSRRRQGAYTVPLYRRPNDMLSIDLGSFREEFAGRRLTGRLEGRKVVPFHDRQEIDAGALGGRGLELAWVDDPVAAFFLHIQGSGRVELAEGGVMRVGYAGQNGHPYYAIGRELVARGELAVEEVSLQSIRAWLHDNPREARQVLHTNPSYIFFRELKGPGPLGSEGTALTPGRSLAVDRSFHAMGVPMWLDSTYPQGAPTSTSATPAAPQAEEESEPSGPPLQRLLVAQDTGGAIHGPVRGDVFWGPGAEAEEIAGRMRQQGRLWVLLPRSVTPPAEVPVPATEAENGAR